A window of Oncorhynchus tshawytscha isolate Ot180627B linkage group LG10, Otsh_v2.0, whole genome shotgun sequence contains these coding sequences:
- the LOC112260822 gene encoding alpha/beta hydrolase domain-containing protein 17A isoform X2: MNGLSIRELCCLFCCPPCPSRIAAKLAFLPPEPTYSMLPDPEATAAGAAGTTPGGASHSLGRWKLHLTERAEFQYTQRELDMTDVFLTRSSRGNRVGCMYIRCAPNARFTVLFSHGNAVDLGQMSSFYIGLGTRINCNIFSYDYSGYGVSTGKPSEKNLYADIDAAWHALRSRYGISPENIILYGQSIGTVPTVDLASRFECAAVVLHSPLTSGMRVAFPDTKKTYCFDAFPNIEKVSKIPSPVLIIHGTEDEVIDFSHGLALFERCPKAVEPLWVEGAGHNDIELYSQYLERLRRFINQDLAAAHA; this comes from the exons ATGAACGGCCTGTCCATTAGAGAGCTCTGCTGCCTGTTCTGCTGCCCTCCTTGCCCCAGCCGCATCGCAGCCAAGCTGGCCTTCCTCCCTCCAGAGCCCACCTACTCCATGCTGCCTGACCCGGAGGCTACAGCTGCGGGAGCAGCTGGGACCACACCAGGGGGTGCTTCCCACTCTCTG GGTAGGTGGAAGCTCCATCTGACAGAGAGGGCAGAGTTCCAGTACACTCAGAGAGAGCTGGACATGACAGATGTGTTCCTGACCAGGTCCAGCCGGGGGAACAGGGTGGGCTGCATGTACATCCGATGTGCCCCCAACgccag atTCACAGTGCTATTCTCCCATGGTAATGCAGTAGATTTGGGTCAGATGAGTAGCTTCTACATTGGCCTGGGCACTCGTATCAACTGCAACATCTTCTCCTACGACTACTCTGGATACGGTGTCAGCACCGGCAAACCCTCAGAGAAGAACCTCTACGCTGACATAGATGCTGCCTGGCACGCCCTGCGCTCGCG GTATGGCATCAGCCCAGAGAACATCATCCTGTATGGGCAGAGTATTGGCACAGTACCAACAGTGGACCTGGCATCCAGGTTTGAGTGTGCTGCTGTGGTGCTCCACTCCCCTCTCACCTCTGGCATGAGGGTGGCTTTCCCCGACACCAAGAAGACGTACTGCTTCGACGCCTTTCCCaa CATAGAGAAGGTGTCTAAGATCCCATCTCCGGTGCTGATCATCCACGGGACGGAGGACGAGGTGATAGACTTCTCCCATGGCCTGGCTCTGTTTGAGCGCTGTCCCAAGGCCGTGGAGCCACTCTGGGTGGAGGGGGCGGGACACAACGACATAGAGCTGTACAGCCAGTACCTGGAGAGACTACGGCGCTTCATCAACCAAGACCTGGCTGCAGCACACGCCTGA
- the LOC112260822 gene encoding alpha/beta hydrolase domain-containing protein 17A isoform X1 produces the protein MNGLSIRELCCLFCCPPCPSRIAAKLAFLPPEPTYSMLPDPEATAAAAAGTTPGGAPPSLGAPGLRSRLGGGAGDRGGGGGGGGGGGGGGGGGGEGRWKLHLTERAEFQYTQRELDMTDVFLTRSSRGNRVGCMYIRCAPNARFTVLFSHGNAVDLGQMSSFYIGLGTRINCNIFSYDYSGYGVSTGKPSEKNLYADIDAAWHALRSRYGISPENIILYGQSIGTVPTVDLASRFECAAVVLHSPLTSGMRVAFPDTKKTYCFDAFPNIEKVSKIPSPVLIIHGTEDEVIDFSHGLALFERCPKAVEPLWVEGAGHNDIELYSQYLERLRRFINQDLAAAHA, from the exons ATGAACGGCCTGTCCATTAGAGAGCTCTGCTGCCTGTTCTGCTGCCCTCCTTGCCCCAGCCGCATCGCAGCCAAGCTGGCCTTCCTCCCTCCAGAGCCCACCTACTCCATGCTGCCTGACCCGGAGGCTACAGCTGCGGCAGCAGCCGGGACAACGCCAGGGGGTGCTCCCCCCTCTCTAGGGGCTCCAGGCCTGCGATCCCGGCTGGGTGGTGGTGCGGGAgacagaggtggtggtggtggtggtggtggtggtggtggagggggaggaggaggtggcggAGAGGGTAGGTGGAAGCTCCATCTGACAGAGAGGGCAGAGTTCCAGTACACTCAGAGAGAGCTGGACATGACAGATGTGTTCCTGACCAGGTCCAGCCGGGGGAACAGGGTGGGCTGCATGTACATCCGATGTGCCCCCAACgccag atTCACAGTGCTATTCTCCCATGGTAATGCAGTAGATTTGGGTCAGATGAGTAGCTTCTACATTGGCCTGGGCACTCGTATCAACTGCAACATCTTCTCCTACGACTACTCTGGATACGGTGTCAGCACCGGCAAACCCTCAGAGAAGAACCTCTACGCTGACATAGATGCTGCCTGGCACGCCCTGCGCTCGCG GTATGGCATCAGCCCAGAGAACATCATCCTGTATGGGCAGAGTATTGGCACAGTACCAACAGTGGACCTGGCATCCAGGTTTGAGTGTGCTGCTGTGGTGCTCCACTCCCCTCTCACCTCTGGCATGAGGGTGGCTTTCCCCGACACCAAGAAGACGTACTGCTTCGACGCCTTTCCCaa CATAGAGAAGGTGTCTAAGATCCCATCTCCGGTGCTGATCATCCACGGGACGGAGGACGAGGTGATAGACTTCTCCCATGGCCTGGCTCTGTTTGAGCGCTGTCCCAAGGCCGTGGAGCCACTCTGGGTGGAGGGGGCGGGACACAACGACATAGAGCTGTACAGCCAGTACCTGGAGAGACTACGGCGCTTCATCAACCAAGACCTGGCTGCAGCACACGCCTGA